Proteins encoded by one window of Nocardioides euryhalodurans:
- the rpiB gene encoding ribose 5-phosphate isomerase B, with translation MRLSLGNDHAGLGLKPHVLRLLEGLGHEVVDVGTHTEEPVDFPDITQQVCRPVVAGEADRGILLCGTGVGASIAANKVPGIRAALCHDSYCAHQGVEHDDVNVLCLGAWIVGPIIAEDVIRSFLSATFSTDPDFRRRVEKLHAMERAAANGGAA, from the coding sequence ATGCGACTGTCACTCGGAAATGACCATGCCGGCCTCGGGCTCAAGCCCCACGTGCTGCGACTGCTGGAGGGCCTCGGGCACGAGGTGGTCGACGTCGGCACCCACACCGAGGAGCCCGTCGACTTCCCCGACATCACCCAGCAGGTGTGCCGGCCGGTGGTCGCCGGCGAGGCCGACCGCGGCATCCTGCTGTGCGGCACCGGCGTCGGTGCCTCCATCGCCGCCAACAAGGTGCCCGGCATCCGGGCGGCCCTCTGCCACGACTCCTACTGCGCCCACCAGGGCGTGGAGCACGACGACGTCAACGTCCTGTGCCTCGGCGCGTGGATCGTCGGCCCCATCATCGCCGAGGACGTGATCCGCTCCTTCCTGTCGGCCACCTTCAGCACCGACCCCGACTTCCGCCGTCGCGTCGAGAAGCTGCACGCCATGGAACGGGCGGCCGCGAACGGAGGTGCGGCATGA